GTGGACCGAATCTACGGAGTCGCGGGGGATTCCCTCAACGGCATCACCGATTCGATTCGTCCGCGGCACGATATCCGCTGGTGTCACGTCCGGCACGAGGAAACCGCGGCGTTTGCCGCCGGGGCAGAGGCGCATCTGACCGGTCGCCTCGCCGTGTGCGCC
This portion of the bacterium genome encodes:
- a CDS encoding thiamine pyrophosphate-binding protein, coding for MAALLVETLATAGVDRIYGVAGDSLNGITDSIRPRHDIRWCHVRHEETAAFAAGAEAHLTGRLAVCA